A segment of the Carya illinoinensis cultivar Pawnee chromosome 1, C.illinoinensisPawnee_v1, whole genome shotgun sequence genome:
TACGCATTTTTTTTTAGCTCTCTTGAATGcatttgtaaagaaaaaaaaatttaatatttagtcAATGAGTTTTGCTTCTTATAAGTTGCGCAAACATGGTAATATTTATGGGACTACATTGGTTacaataaaaatctaaaattcaaaatttttttaaatactaattaGTGTATTAAGTCCATCAATAACTacatatagaaataaaatttcgcATTTTCAATTGTACGTTAAGAGGAATTGAATTGAGAGAGTCGGATGtaaaataattgatattaaATTAAAGTCTTGCCCTCTTAGGTAACAAAGGGTCCATAGCTCAGTGGTAGAGCATTTGACTGCAGATCAAGAGGTCACCGGTTCGAACCCGGTTGGGCCCTTGGGTGTtatgtttctttttgtttccaacAATATTCCTCTCCCCCCAACCAATTAAGCCAAATAAAAGTGTTAAACTCCCCCCCCTCCTAGGGACTCTTCTTGCTAATATGTTTGACTTAATTGTCCTTGATTACTGTCCCAATTTTTATATTCAGTTCAATGGCTCATGCACTTCTTAGGTAACCATTACCAACCCGTCATCAGCCCGAAAGCGGCCACAGAGAATAGAAGTCGAATCCAAGGACTGCCTCGTAAAGCAGCCTCCAACTTTGGGAGCAAATCTTTGAGTCGCAAGGGACCAGCCAGCGAAGGAGGCACGATCTGCCCAGCACGGCAAGGAAACAAGAGCCACCAGATTCGAGACCATGTAGTTCTTTCTGTATGTTCTCCTATAGCTGAAACAGGCTATGTGAACCGCCCATAAACGAGGACTTCCACCGTTCATTCAACAAATCAAACGTTTACAATGGGATGCTACTGAATTCTAATGTAAGAACAAGATCACCCCacacttttattttctctgaTTTGTGTTGGAAGTCAGACTAGAAATCAGATTAGGACATGTCCAGGCTGAACTCAGAAATTATTGGATAAATTTTACTAAACAAGCCCGATTAAGGATAGAGGAATATTTTAGACCGCCAAAAGAAGGCCTCTGAATTTTGCGCTTCACTTTTCACTCTTTGTATGTACAGCTCCAAAGTATGTGCTTGCTCATTTATGCTATCACTCGGCATTGCATCTTCAGCTAGCTGAACTGCTGCCATTTGAGATATTTGAAAGTTCTCTGCGGTGTGTTGCAGCTTCCTTGCAGTTGCTTCCTCACTGGTCATTACAAGGGATCCCAGTAAAGATTTGAGTTCACGCTTCGCTCCAGCTGTTAGAGACATGCCTTTCAAATGCTCTACCAGAGCCATTTCCTCACCAGGGCTACAAATGTCCAAGTAATTATTTTGTCAATGGGATTTGTGACTCAATTCAAACCGTAGCAAAAGAGAAGAggagatttgaaattaaataccAAAATACCTTCCAGGACggatttttcctctctttctctgttGCCTCATGTCTCTGGCCTTGCTTGCCGCACTTGAGATGATGGAAGACGATGTGGTCTTCCTGGTCCTGCTCATGGAATGAGGCAAACACTTGAACTAACGGTAGTTGATATCATCCTTCAGACAGACTTTgttaatgtaataaaatattaaattgggATGTTCAGTGTCAAAATTTAATCCAATTGAGTGGCAATCAAGTTTGGTAGAGTCCCGATCAAAAATAATGTTTGGTAGAGTCTGGTTGAAAATTGGATGAAAAAATGTCCAACCTGAGAATTTGCCAGACGCTTATAAAGACAGTGACTGCTGGGCGCTAAAAACAACTAATAACTGCGTAGAACCAATAAATCTACCGAAGAATAATATACTATGGATCCAAAGCTATATGACGAGTAGAATCATACCTTGTGGTGTAAGCACTCATTCCACTGAAATTACTGCTAGCCTCTGAAGCAGTATCATCATCAAGATCACTCATTGACCGTTCCTCAGCCTGGAGCTTTGCAGCAAGAAGTAATCTTCTCTGTCGAACAGCTAAGTAGCGGGCCAGATACTTCCCAACTTTTTCCAAGCTTTCCTCATATTCTCCTATTAGCATGCTTGCACATTCCAAAGATGCATTCTTCACTTCCAAGATTAAATCCTCTCTCCCGTGCAAAAATGCAACCCTCAAAGCTTCCTCCCAGTCTCTTGCactaattaacaaattaatGCCCTCATTTACATCTCCACAATACTCCAGAGCAATTTTGGCAGCTTCCCCAGGTTTACCAAGAGCTTGAAGTTCTTCAGAAAGCTCATGAGCGAGTTTCatgacctcatcttttcccatCTCAAGGAGCCCAGCCACTGTAAGCACACCACTCCAATTACCACAAGCACGATATGACTTTAAAGCCTTTTCCAAACTGAAACAGCACAAATAAGTTGTAGCAGCATCCTCAAAACATTTTTCCTCACTAAGATGATCTCCCCATGCCTCGAGGACTTGCTTCCTCTTGGCAGGATCATTGATAAGTCGAAGTCCCAATGAAAAAAGTTGAGGATTTTTCTTCATGAGGTTCATAAAATCGTCATAATGAGCATCTCCTGCAGAAACGATGTGTTTGAGAGCATTCACATACCTGCACAGCCTAAGGTCAATATTGTAGCGCATTAAGAGATCTGGCATGCGTTCCAACTCTTGAAGGAAAGGAAGAAATTCTTTTGGATCTCGCTGTGAGTTCAATGCTACTATAGCGGCAAGGTTCAAATCATAAAGGCCTAAAGCAGCCTCAAACACAGCCTCGGAATCAGATAACCACAAGAGATGCTTCAAAGCTTCTTCAGCAGAAGGGTAAGACCTTCTTTTAGGGTCATTAGAACTTGATAATTCCATTTCACGAGTAACTTTTATTCTCACCAAAGCTTCTTCAAGCAATGGCGGATCGCTACGAGCAAGAGTAGTCAAGATACAAAGTTCCCTTGCAGGGCTTTCTGGTAGTTGTTCTTCAAGAGCCTTCCTTATGGCCAGCAGAACAGAAGAAACCTTGTTATTGACATCAAGACCTTTCGGATCTCTAGCTTTCAGATCTTTGATGTCCTTTGAGCGAGGTAAAGATATGATATCTCCGTACAGTCCCTCTGTGACATTCTCATTCTTTATGGCACAAACGAACTCAGTTATGTGGCTCAAATTGTTAACCTGCCTAACAAACTCTGCAGCTGATTGGAGGAAAGCTTGCCAACCACAATGGTCAACCATGACACTGAAATCTATCCTATGCCGCCTGACCATGAGTAGTGCATCTCTGAAGCGTTCTTGGACCAATGCATTGATGATAGAGGCCATGACTAATTTTCTAGGGTAGATACATTCCATATTTCCCCTAGTTGTTTGTAATATGACAGCAGCTTCATCTCCATGCAGGACGCCAACAATTTTGGCACTTCTTtcccatatttttataaatgttttaatttcctctcttctcctGTTACCGGTGTGGATGAAGTCCTCATACATTTCTAATGTTCCATTCAAAATATCATTAATGCCAACTATGTAGAGCAAATCCTGTTTAGTTGCAAGAATTAAATGCGTGATCACTTGATCAGCCAAATTGGAGTACAATGAAAAACTGCTGCAGTTGCTGCACAATATCCTCCCACCAACATTCAACCTGCCAATGTCATTGAGTCCAAAAAGCAAAGGCTTCAATGATCCACCATCAGCAACTGAAACCACACTCATCCAAGGGCAAGATGATGAAAAACTCAAATCATTATGTTTCAGGGCCCCTATCCTACTCGTATACTCAAAGATTTTTCCCCCATCAAACTGAATATAAGCTGAACATCTTCTGGTAGGGTTGGGAGCAATGCCAATAACCTGCCCTTCCAGAGAGTTTTGATGGGAAATTTTTGCATGCCAGCCTGAGCATGTCAGCAAACCTGGGACATGATCCTCAGAGCATGAAAGCTCAATTTCCTGCAAATAAAAGCCAAGAATCCCATCCTCATTCGATGAAATTCTGGACAAGTAGTGATCAAAACCATAACGGGAAACAGCAAGCAGTATATGCGAATCCAACCATATAAGATGTACAACAGATCCAAACACAGATTCAGATATGGAGGCTTCAACAATAAATTGTTTGCCTTCAAGTTCATCCCAAGTATCAACTGTGGGGAGCTCTATGACACACAAACAACCATCTGATAGAAAAGCAGCCAAACAGTTCTTAGTATTCTTGGAATATAAAGATATCTCCCGGACAGCGCTCGGGAATTTCAGATTGAATAGATACATAGGAGGTGGCGTAAGAGACAAAGCAAGGGGAGTCACAAAAATCTTGGAATCATCAACAACTAATGATATTGAGTTCTCCGTGACAGCCGTATTCCAGATGAAGTTGTAAAGCGTGATATGCCCCCCAAGAGTCCAACAAATCAACTGCATTGGCTTTGTTGGGTCCCACATGAACTTCACTCCATCCTTCTTAGAGTACCTAATTTCATGCTTTAAGTACCAATGATTATTGCTGAACAACCAGATCTTTACAGCATCATGTTTTTCACATTTGACAATGGCTGCAAGAAGATCTGATGTGCAATTCCACCTCAGAATGTCTATTGTTGAATCCATTTGCTCATTGATTCTGAATGAGCTTCTTTCTAACCCATTCCTCTCAAAGAAAACTATTGATGGGCACTCACTGTCTGTTTTCCTGTCACAAACAGCCGCAATTTTTGCTCCACTTGGCATCCATTCAATTACTGATCCCATAAATGCCTTTGATTCTGAAGTAGCATGCAATGCCCCTGAATCTCGTTCCCATACCTTAATCCTCTTAAGCAAGGTAATAGAATCACAAACTTCACTCAGTGTCACAAAGTACTTCCCATCACCTCGCCAAGAAATGGGACTCTCATATCTAGAAGAGGTGGGTTCACCTGAAAACCGTAAGCCCACtcattaaattttcaaattttatcaaAACCCTATCCCGCCCccacaacaaccaaaaaaaaaaaccgccatcataaaggaaaaacaaaagtctCCCCGATATAATCATCCCAGATAGGAGGACATTTTAATTGCAACATAAATTTCCTCCAATTAAGACGATGATACCGTTCGAGCACATATAAGTGGTAAATTATACGCCTTTTTCTTCGTTCTATGTTAGTCCTTTCAGCTAAGGTTACTTCATTAGAAACCCAACACCAGTGCCAATCTATCAGAAAGTGTATAGCTTCGTAGAAACAAGTGGCAGCAGAATATACTATGCATGAAAACTtggaaaaaaaccaaaaaaaaaaatcaataatggCAGAAAGTCACGGAAAGGGGTCCTTACGTACGTCAACACCTTCAGGAACAATCTCCAGTGCAGTCTCATACAGCAAATCCCAATCATGAGTCATAACCAGTATCTGCCCCAGACGACTTAATACAGCAAGCACATCCCCGTCAGGACTGGGTGAGATGCACCTAACCCCACCCTCCACTCTACCAACCATAGTGGTTTCATTTCCATCCACACcatgcagcaacaaaagccCATCAAATGTCCCTATTACCAGCGCCTCTTTCTCCATCAGATACTCCAAGGCGGTGATGTAGTCATTGGGCTCCAAGTCGATGGAATCCACGTCCGCAGATAAGCTCCACGTCCTTTCATTCTGGAGGGAAATAAgcaataattcaaaaaatagaatGGAATAAAGAATGGAATTCAGAAAACGAAGGCATAGATAGTGCTTACATGGAATGAGGAGAGATGAGTGGTGTAAATACGGTTGGCAGAAGAAGCAAAGAACAAGCGGCTCCGCTCGATATCGAAGGCCGAGAATAGTACGGATTCGTCTTCTTCCTTCGACTCTAGCTCGAGCTTCGAAGAGAGCTCCGAGTAAAGCTTCAGATTGTTCATTCTGGGCTCTGTGTAGAGTGCGGCAAAGACCTGAAAATTCAAAtcagggggagagagagaggagaagaaaTTGTGCCCTAGTTTTCTGCACTGGGTGGTTTTGAGGGTTTAAGGTATAGCCTAGGACTAGGAGCCAGGAGGAGCAAAGCAAGAGGAGGCGCCTGAGAATTTTGCCCAGAAATCAGAACACTAAGCTGGTATTGGGTTCGGATCGATGGTGTGTCGAGCCGATTCGAAGAAAACGGGTTTCAAGGCTGGGAGAGCTCAAAGCCCAGATACCTAACAGAAGCCCAATCTGTGTACTTCAGCTGAGAAGCATAAATGCCAGGATTGCTTAGGATAATATATTTTCGATGAATAATACAGTTGTAGaatgtataaatatcatataattattttaaaaaataataaaatttattattaaaaaatttaattttttttatgtaaatcttatatttatttatttttttttaaattacacatCTTACATATTCtacaattgtaaatattatttatctatattttattagaaaacTTGTTTACAAGGATCTGAACTTTGATGTCTGACAATTGTTCTATGTATTTATTGATAGACAATGCTACTCTGTCTCCCACTTAGCTCctagtacaatttttttttttaaatattaaaaaaaatcactttcaaAATGGGGATCTTTTGGAGAGCAaactagccttttttttttttttttttttaactaaaaaagaaaaaatgtgcaTTAGGGGGCAAAGCAGGGGGCACTTTGAGGGGTAAACtaacattttcctttatttatatGAGGTAGAGATGTCATTCGATCAAAAGGTTATTTAGTCACTTTATTTAAATTCCGAATGAAATAAAGTTAATTATCTTAACCAGACTCCATTAAAAGTCCATATTTGACCTGTGAGCTCCCCTTAAACAATAGTCGAGCAAAGGAAAAAAGGATTGGGGTCTTGGGGGATTTGGGTTCAAGCTATTCCGAGTTCTGTGATTAGGCACTACTGAAAATGCTTTTTAAGTATTGCTagataatgaattgagatgagataggataaaagttaaataaagtattattaaaatattattttttaatattattattattttgagatttaaaaaaaattaaattatttattatattttgtataaaaacttcaaaaagtTATAAAGATGAGAAAAGTTGAAACACTTTTATTATACAAACGGCCTAATGCAATTTAACGTAGAAATGGAGAAGGAAACCGCATTATGGCAGGCGAGTTAGTGAGGAATATCAAGGCGTCCATGCAATCCAGCAACTCGGCCAATCTTAACAAGTCCATTATCGTTAAATCGATTCTTGAATAATAGcaattcataaataataattactAATCAATAAATAGAAGAACGAAAATAAGCATTTCCAGTAACACCATCCATAACTACCGAACAATGCTCTCACCTTCATTTGATCTATAAGTACAAGTACAAGAACATGGGTAATTACAATTTATCAAACATGGTAAGAGAGTTTCATCCCCCATAACAAAGGGAACAAAATGGAAGACAACAACAACCACCCTAAAaataggaaagaaaagaaaatacaaaagaagAAAGCGAAAAACCACTAATCTTTCTCTCTAATCCCAACCCCTAAACCGTATCCGACTATCTTCACCACCAAAACCTTGGCTTTGCCAGCTAAGTGAAAACTAAAACCTCTGTTGTTTTCTATCCTGTGCTTATTTCTGGTGTCTTCGTGAGTCGTTAACATCTTACAACATCCTGATAGCGTTACTGGAACCCATCAACTTACAAAGATGTTCAACCTAAACTAAAATGGTATCAGCTAGACTCCAGGCCTCTCTCCTCGCTAAGAAACAAAACTGACCCCAAGCTTCCATGAACAAATGCCGTCTTACTGGCCTGACATCCTAACTACTCTATATCTAAAGCAGATTTTAATCAAATAGAAAGCCCTTTTCTTTTGCTGCTTCCACCACAGTGCTAGCATTTCCTCTGGTCTTAGATAGGTTATAATAGAATTTCCACAAATTGACAGAGAACGGATATACCGAAAAAGCTTTCTCATAAAACCTTTCAGAGATGGCCTCGTTACCTGCAATATTGCCCAAAATATCGGCAGCTTCTACCCATACATACTCTGGTGGTATTGGAATAGCATGAAAGATTGCACCGACCAATGTTGAGCTTGCCCAAAACAAAATCCCAGCAGAAGCAACATTGGTAAAGTTGGAGTTTCTCCTTAACAGCTTGCAGACAGACATAGCTAACGGGTAGTTGGATGGTAGTATCTCCAAGATGGCTTCGACAAAATCCACCAAATTCTTCAACTCACCAAACTTAGGTAAAAGAGATGGGCCGTACCAAACTTCAAGCAGCAAGTTAACCAGAGAGAAATCAAATGAAACAGGATTTAATATGTTATTAACTAGTTGCTGAACTCTTGGTTTCTTGACATCATCAATGAATTTTCTTGATAATGGCACAGAGATGAGGAAAAGTCGGGCATCATCGAGATAACTCTCCAATATGTTCTTGATCCCAATGATAGGAGAGTCCTCCTTTAATGATAATTTGGCAATGAGCAAAAACATGGCATGCTCTCTCAAGCAATGCTTAAACCATTCTGGAGTAGCAGCCTTCATTGCCCAGTCAATGGCTAACTGGGCTTCGATGTGGTTATTTAGCAATAATTTTTGAAGAGAAAGATTGAGATAACCAAACATTAGATCTATCCCATTAGGATTGGAATTCGATGTTTCTGGACTAGCATTTGAACCCAATCCTTGTGAGAGAGATGAGTTACCACCATCCACGGCCTCTGATAATCTGCTTTGATGACATTGACCTTCCCAGATTGAGTGAAACCAACGGATAATAAGTTCCTTCGCAAAATCCAAACTTGCATTCTGGAGGGCATATTCAACATATTGATTCCAGATACAATGAATTCCAGGGGCTTCTTTTGGCCAGTTTCTAAGAGCATCCTCAAACCCTGAAAAGCTCAAATCTCCAAAATCACGTTTCAGTGTCCGTGCCGATATTAAAACGAGTTCTAAGCAAGATGGGTACAACTTAATATATTTGTCCAACAAATTTCTCACTTGTTCTAAGCAATCAAGTGCCACCAGGCACCTAATAAGGTTGACAGCAAAAAGCTGTGCTGACCTCAGATTACTTTCACTTTTATGTGATTCAGAATACAGATACGAATCAACAGAACTTGCTGCTGCTTCCACAAGCTCAACAGCCCTCTGTTTCTCATCATCTATCAGATCAACAAAAGGCCATTCTATTTCAAGTTCTTTCTCACACTCAAACCTCTCTACCACAGCATCAGGCAGTTTCCTGTAAATCACTAAGTACACACAACAAACCCATAATACACATTTGTCAGAAATTTTTAAGCATGCAAGAATGTCTGAGTGTGAAAGAGAAAAGGGCTCATTAGAGATTTTCATTTCAGGGAAGAGCCCATAACTTCTCTGGATGGCCTTCTCAACATTCCCAGACATGCGCAAACAATCCATCATCTGCAAAAACAGGTCTAAGATGCATGCACTATCACGCATTCTGTCCCTGTCAGAAGCAGATGCATGGCGACAAAGCGCTTTAATGGATGCATCATATGCAACCAACCGGCCATCAAATTGTGTACGACTGTTGATGTACATAAGCCAGAGTTCATAAGATCCTTCATTGTGTTTGACCTGAATAGCAAGAGAAAAGTGTTTCCATATGGCAATTCAATGTCAGTTCTCTGAAGGAAGCATAGAAGTGCTTAAACTAGAAACAGACAGGAAATGCTGGAATAAAAAAAGTGGAATATGACATGAAAGAACAAAGACAATTAGAAAAACGATGGCAAGAAGGTTTTCCTATTACAAAGAAACATTCTGTTCTGCATtaatttcaaacaaaaccaTGTTCTTTTTACTTCTCCTTGTAATCTAACTCTCACGAGCTCTCTGTTCTTACATTTTTAAGAGCAGGGAATGTATGACCTTAAAGCTCCAACGCAAACGGTAAAAGAAACAAGATTCAAGAGCTCATCGATCCCATTTCCTTTTTACAAATTTATCCCTCAAACAAGTAGAGTTCCAGCCTTGCCCATTGAGAGAGACTTAATTTCGCCCAGTTGAAAAGATAAGTACAACTCAAAGGTGGCAGCTTTCATTAACTACCATAGACATCTGGAAACACAAAATATGTATTTGAAGCTCAAATATAACCACTTTTCAAGTCAACCAAAAGAACATGTATTGCTGGAAAACAGGAAAGAGATGCTCTCGAGAAAATAACCAACACTAACCATCCCCTACTACTTGCCCCCAACCCAatcaaggaaagaaaaagagactAAAAAAACCGCCATGACAGAGTATGTTGGTTGGAGCTGGATTTATAGAGTATGTGGGTGGCATGCATTTGAGCACCATGAGTATATTTCACCCTACTTAATATCACACATTGGATGGTAACAATCATGCATAAGCAGCATCACATACTAAAAAAACTCTTATCCAGCGCTTATTACTAAGCAGATGAAACAACAAATCATTACAATTGTGAATCCAGAGATAaggtatatatattacaagagTCAACAATTCCATACAAGTCAAACATGATAAATTTCAGTATGAAGCAACGCTATGAAGAATCAGGAAGTCCCATCAGGTGTGTAGACAGCTACCATCAATACATATCATTAGGActtctttttttataggtaatgcATATCATTAGGACTAACAGATCAAAACCATATAGATAGAAATCTTTAGTGCCTTCTTAGAGTTACCAATGTTAATAGCAACACCTATAAGCCTGTCTCCACACTTGCAGAAACTCCTCATTCTTCATAGCATACTCCATTTATAGTAGAAAGCATATAAATAACATACCGCATGAGAGAACATGTCATCCTTCCCAACTGATTTCGTATTgctatagtaaataagtagataaaaaatcCAGAGTGTTACAGAAGTTGGATCAGTCTCAAGAGCTCGTGACAGCACATCGAGAGCCTACAAAGCTCAAAAATATGAGATGAAAATATTGGCAATGCAGGATGATATTCCAAATGAACAAAAGAAAGTTACCTTTTTCACACCCTCAATATTATTAACCTCCTGATTGAGAATAATAAGTGCCATCTCAACGGATTGATCATTATTGGCCAAAGCTTGTTCAAGTTGATTCTAAGCATACATCATGTAAGAAAAAGGTTAGCATGGATGAGACAAAAAGGGACCAAACAATGCAATAAAACAGttgttaataaataaaaacaaattggaCACCACTGGAAGTTTTGATCACTAAAAAGATAGTAGCAGTATGAAGGCTAGGCATCTAAATCAAGagaataaccttttttttttttttttttttttttttataggtaacctatttttatatgaagaggaaaatcaagataataaataatcaaTGAACAGTGAACAAACCAATATGCCATTTCTACTCTGGAAATATGATGACTGCCTGTTCCAATTGCCATCAATCTCTATACGACCATCACTGCCATGCAAGAATGGACCATCTGCAGGGAAAGGTTTTCGATGCATATTTGATATTGCTAAGGAGATGCTGAAACACTTTTCCCACCATTGACTGGTCACTCGTGCTAGAATAGACTGATATGAAAGCGGATCAGCTCTAAGCATATCTAATCCAACTAGATAAGTTGGAGCAACCATAACATCAAAATACTTGGGACCTTTTGTTGCACCACTACATGCTCGTTGGTGTAAGATTAATCCAGGTTGAGAACCTGCAGAaggttttgttttataaaagtaaaagtaaagtTAAAGTGATAgtaaaggcatagcccaagtacaccgGTAGTATACAATGAACATGCCTAATTACAACTACGCACTAGTGAAAGATACAAGCAAATAGTGAAGATTGTCCATATTACAAGAACCTGCAGAAGTTATATTTATCCAATTTGAGTATCTGCAAAACTACTATTTCAGGAAGTAAGCAATATAATGCAGGTCTCAAAAATCACCACAGAAATTTACATACCTGCACAATCAGGATCATTATGCTGATACATACTTCCATTAGAGTAGTCCTTAACATGTTGCCAAGGACATTCATCATTGTTGCATTTTCCTCGAAGCTCATACATGCAAAGAGGCCAAAATGGATTAACTGTGGGGTTGCAGGTATAAGAaccaaattctcttccacttaAATCTTTAATTGCATTGGCTATTGCAGAGTTACTCTGAATCTTGTCAGAGTTAACATGAGCACTCTCTTcattgtaaatatcattatcCTGACTTTGCTGATCTCTGGTCTGCAATTCTACTAAACCGATTGGAGACATAACCTTCAGATGACAAAATGCACTCCTCACAATTGAAGGAGGTGAAGATGACACAGAATTCAGCAAGTGGTGACCTTGCCTAACAGATAATCTGCAGTCCTGGGAATCAGTAGTGGAGtgagagtttgaagcattttcaGTTTGATGCTGGTTCCGAATATCAAGAGAAGGCTCAATGATACTCCTTTCTTGCCTATCAGTGCCTAGATTAGGGTAAAACAagataaagaaaacaaataa
Coding sequences within it:
- the LOC122290554 gene encoding uncharacterized protein LOC122290554 isoform X2; translation: MEEIDDAMASKPADSNPNAERAHKPSSKVREEGELSSSSDGNDDNENPACSALQSAGTATPPAGHSPVASMIKVTQGIQAGSSDIHYRTSTQRKFQKSSDKNRVPLKSPKTAWRPPLGPSNNNLVIRFSDDDSGSDSEEYRQDKALETKGNMTVVEGNQRLSVPSSAESTKLRQTARNVKKVLPKKNSLSRPFMSVTTTIQGANSRGAGNSSVEQGSRWRNFNSVKKSLDQDRRGDKGVGLNTTKLQDLRQQIALRESELKHRSAQQNKESASVLDRDHNAINIKNDTARKHDATAANSIQLESKEPDKKRLKVGGSINTQLNSGDQQEIPAAKSTFVSEGTALENISLQNLNKADCSQREVSLRRAESSIVKLKRQDDKCVAVSPESMPSMANDGADINTGCNQSGRSSRQVNSCAVLNQTTPLANITSNTLPKSLSSLELSQETGYGGRQPPGSLLYKVTAQNNLIRGRDHHEVTPNDMTLESSFNNICQGPLNNASFWNYLGNSNEHSNITMQSLVEMEGSLDKDLEEAQEHRHRCEIEERNALKAYRKAQRALVEANARCIDLYRRREHYSAHLRSYIMENSSLFSSSMQHEHAGVGLDYSNSISENANLIPTPSHHMQPEFDGFMQPGCGSNTHFIGNAPINAVHRQLGGHNLGSEPCSELDASTSEPLPHRCNNAADGVRSPSNDANISADEDEETFPFDVESIQPSNECRIKDKKFENGQNNSNNESDKKILIDSSQDTLLLEATLRSKLFAQLGTRTLSKNISSCDNTEHAVEQAAENDVGRERTHTGNGSLSGIEKHKKHDHGGTDRQERSIIEPSLDIRNQHQTENASNSHSTTDSQDCRLSVRQGHHLLNSVSSSPPSIVRSAFCHLKVMSPIGLVELQTRDQQSQDNDIYNEESAHVNSDKIQSNSAIANAIKDLSGREFGSYTCNPTVNPFWPLCMYELRGKCNNDECPWQHVKDYSNGSMYQHNDPDCAGSQPGLILHQRACSGATKGPKYFDVMVAPTYLVGLDMLRADPLSYQSILARVTSQWWEKCFSISLAISNMHRKPFPADGPFLHGSDGRIEIDGNWNRQSSYFQSRNGILNQLEQALANNDQSVEMALIILNQEVNNIEGVKKALDVLSRALETDPTSVTLWIFYLLIYYSNTKSVGKDDMFSHAVKHNEGSYELWLMYINSRTQFDGRLVAYDASIKALCRHASASDRDRMRDSACILDLFLQMMDCLRMSGNVEKAIQRSYGLFPEMKISNEPFSLSHSDILACLKISDKCVLWVCCVYLVIYRKLPDAVVERFECEKELEIEWPFVDLIDDEKQRAVELVEAAASSVDSYLYSESHKSESNLRSAQLFAVNLIRCLVALDCLEQVRNLLDKYIKLYPSCLELVLISARTLKRDFGDLSFSGFEDALRNWPKEAPGIHCIWNQYVEYALQNASLDFAKELIIRWFHSIWEGQCHQSRLSEAVDGGNSSLSQGLGSNASPETSNSNPNGIDLMFGYLNLSLQKLLLNNHIEAQLAIDWAMKAATPEWFKHCLREHAMFLLIAKLSLKEDSPIIGIKNILESYLDDARLFLISVPLSRKFIDDVKKPRVQQLVNNILNPVSFDFSLVNLLLEVWYGPSLLPKFGELKNLVDFVEAILEILPSNYPLAMSVCKLLRRNSNFTNVASAGILFWASSTLVGAIFHAIPIPPEYVWVEAADILGNIAGNEAISERFYEKAFSVYPFSVNLWKFYYNLSKTRGNASTVVEAAKEKGFLFD